In Vigna angularis cultivar LongXiaoDou No.4 chromosome 8, ASM1680809v1, whole genome shotgun sequence, one DNA window encodes the following:
- the LOC128193737 gene encoding 40S ribosomal protein SA-like — MAATTNAAALPRQLSQKEADIQMMLAANVHLGTKNCDFQMERYIFKRRNDGIYIINLGKTWEKLQLAARVIVAIGNPQDIIVQSARPYGQRAVLKFALYTGAHAIARRHTPGTFTNTQFNS, encoded by the exons ATGGCCGCTACAACCAACGCCGCTGCCCTGCCGCGCCAGCTCTCTCAAAAGGAAGCCGACATCCAGATGATGTTGGCAGCCAACGTTCACCTCGGCACCAAAAATTGTGATTTTCAAATGGAGCGCTACATCTTCAAGCGCCGCAATGATG GTATTTATATTATCAACCTTGGTAAGACATGGGAGAAGCTTCAACTTGCTGCTAGGGTTATCGTTGCAATTGGGAACCCTCAGGATATTATTGTGCAATCTGCTCGGCCTTATGGTCAGAGAGCGGTTCTCAAGTTTGCCCTGTACACTGGTGCTCATGCCATTGCTAGAAGGCACACTCCTGGTACCTTTACCAATACTCAGTTCAACAGTTAA